A section of the Triticum dicoccoides isolate Atlit2015 ecotype Zavitan chromosome 7A, WEW_v2.0, whole genome shotgun sequence genome encodes:
- the LOC119331097 gene encoding uncharacterized protein At4g15970-like, giving the protein MAFFSDDDASQYQIRSSKNMTYKMRGDMKKLLPVTTFLLGAALTAALVFLNAALDVNWRPSALALWGNGTQPTPNPKTKALTELAEVLKNASMEDGTVIMTSINQAYAAPGSLLDLFLESFRVGEGTAHLLDHVLIVAVDPGALRRCRSVHRHCYLLRRSPGAVDYSGEKHFMTKDYLDMMWGRNRFQQTILELGFNFLFTDIDIMWFRNPLRHIAITSDVAIASDFFNGDPESMGNRPNGGFLYVRSANRTLEFYRRWRRARRRFPAGTNEQEILGRAQRELSRRSGVRMQFLDTAHCGGFCQLSGDMGRVCTLHANCCTGLANKVHDLRNVLRDWRNYTAAPPEDRRVGGFQWTRPGRCIR; this is encoded by the exons ATGGCGTTCTTCTCTGATGATGATGCGTCCCAATATCAaattaggagcagcaagaacatgacCTACAAGATGAGAGGGGACATGAAGAAGCTCCTCCCAGTCACCACCTTCCTCCTTGGCGCGGCGTTGACAGCTGCGTTGGTCTTCCTCAATGCTGCTCTGGATGTGAACTGGCGGCCCTCCGCCCTGGCCTTATGGGGCAATGGTACTCAGCCGACCCCCAACCCCAAG ACGAAAGCATTGACAGAGCTGGCAGAGGTGCTGAAGAACGCATCCATGGAGGACGGCACGGTGATCATGACGTCCATCAACCAGGCGTACGCCGCGCCGGGGTCCCTCCTGGACCTCTTCCTGGAGAGCTTCCGGGTGGGCGAGGGCACGGCGCACCTGCTGGACCACGTCCTCATCGTGGCCGTCGACCCCGGCGCGCTCCGGCGGTGCCGGTCGGTGCACCGGCACTGTTACCTCCTCCGTCGCTCCCCGGGCGCCGTGGACTACAGCGGCGAGAAGCACTTCATGACCAAGGACTACCTGGACATGATGTGGGGCAGGAACCGGTTCCAGCAGACCATCCTCGAGCTCGGCTTCAACTTCCTCTTCACG GACATCGACATCATGTGGTTCCGGAACCCGCTGCGGCACATCGCCATCACGTCGGACGTGGCCATCGCGAGCGACTTCTTCAACGGGGACCCGGAGAGCATGGGGAACCGGCCCAACGGCGGGTTCCTGTACGTGAGGTCGGCGAACCGGACGCTGGAGTTCtaccggcggtggcggcgcgcgcGGCGCAGGTTCCCGGCGGGGACCAACGAGCAGGAGATCCTGGGGCGGGCGCAGAGGGAGCTGAGCCGGCGCTCCGGCGTGCGGATGCAGTTCCTGGACACGGCGCACTGCGGCGGCTTCTGCCAGCTGAGCGGCGACATGGGCAGGGTGTGCACGCTGCACGCCAACTGCTGCACCGGCCTCGCCAACAAGGTGCACGACCTCAGGAACGTGCTCAGGGACTGGAGGAACTACACGGCGGCGCCGCCCGAGGACCGGCGCGTGGGAGGCTTCCAGTGGACCAGGCCCGGCAGGTGCATCCGCTGA
- the LOC119329349 gene encoding 60S ribosomal protein L17-2-like, translating into MVKYSRDPSNPTKSAKACGKDLRVHFKNTRETAFALRRMPLGKAKRYLEDVLAHKQAIPFRRYCRGVGRTAQVKNHQPNGQGRWPAKSAQFVLDLLKNAESNAEVKGLDVDNLYISHIQVNQAQKQRRRTYRAHGRINPYMSNPCHIELILSEKEEPVKKEADNVVAPRKAI; encoded by the exons atg GTGAAGTACTCGAGGGATCCGTCCAACCCGACCAAGT CGGCCAAGGCCTGTGGCAAGGATCTCAGGGTCCACTTCAAG AACACACGCGAGACAGCGTTTGCTCTTCGCAGGATGCCTTTGGGCAAGGCTAAGAGGTACCTTGAGGATGTTCTCGCTCACAAGCAAGCGATTCCCTTCCGGAGATACTGCAGAGGTGTGGGTCGTACCGCGCAAGTAAAGAACCACCAGCCAAATGGGCAGGGTCGCTGGCCTGCAAAGTCGGCCCAGTTCGTGTTGGATTTGCTGAAGAATGCTGAGAGTAACGCTGAG GTTAAAGGCTTGGACGTCGACAACCTCTACATTTCACACATCCAGGTGAACCAAGCCCAAAAGCAGAGGCGCCGTACATACCGTGCTCATGGACGCATCAATC CTTACATGTCCAACCCCTGCCACATTGAGCTGATCTTGTCAGAGAAggaagagcctgtgaagaaggag GCTGACAACGTCGTCGCACCAAGGAAAGCTATCTAA